Proteins from a single region of Chlorocebus sabaeus isolate Y175 chromosome 25, mChlSab1.0.hap1, whole genome shotgun sequence:
- the LOC140710301 gene encoding LOW QUALITY PROTEIN: endogenous retrovirus group K member 8 Gag polyprotein-like (The sequence of the model RefSeq protein was modified relative to this genomic sequence to represent the inferred CDS: inserted 1 base in 1 codon), giving the protein MGQTKSKYASYRSFIKILLKRGGVKVSTKNLITLFQTIEQFCPWFPEQGTLDLKDWEKIGKELKQASREGKNIPLTVWNDWVIIKVALEPFQTEEDSVPISNVPKSCAVDCEKEAGIESWKGKESSHCECVSEPVMAQSTQNVDNNQLQEVIYPETLKLEEKDPELAKPSESKPRWPTPLPAAQMPVTLQPQMQVKQVLTPKEDQIGKDRVSVMAMPIQMQCPQYQLIENKTQPPVAYQYWPPAELQYRQPPENQYGQPGTFPVPQGRVPYPQPPTMRLNPTAPPSTQGSTLHKIIDEARKQGDIEAWQFPVILEARPPGEGALEGELPVAEARYKSFSIKMLKEMKEGVKQYGPNSPYMRTLLDSIAHGHRLIPYDWEILAKSSLSPSQFLQFKTWWIDGAQVQVRKNRTANPPIDIDADQLLGIGQNWSTVDQQVIMPNEAIEQIRAICLRAWEKIQDPGTACPSFNTIRQGSKEPYPDFVARLQDAAQKSITDENARKVIVELMAYENANPDCQSAIKPLKGRVPAGSDVISEYVKACDGIGGAMHKAMLMAQAITGVALGGQVRTFGGRCYNCGQIGHLNKNCLVSNKQNVTTQATTRTDKEPPGLCPRCKKGKHWGDQCRSKFDKNGQPLSGNERRGQPQAPQQTGAFQIQPFVPQGFQEQQPPXVTSVSGNKPVITIQQLSPATRGSAAVDVCTIQAVFASRGASTKNPHRGIWPIA; this is encoded by the exons atggggcaaactAAGAGTAAATATGCTTCTTATcgcagctttattaaaattctcttaaagagagggggagttaaagtctctaccaaaaatctaattacgctatttcaaacaatagaacagttttgtccatggtttccagaacagggaactttagatctaaaagactgggaaaaaattggcaaagaattaaaacaagcaagtagggaaggtaaaaacattccgcttacagtatggaatgattgggtcattattaaagtagctttagaaccatttcaaacagaagaagatagcgttccaatttctaatgtccctaaaagctgtgcagtagattgtgaaaaagaggcagggatagaatcctggaaaggaaaggaaagttcacACTGTGAATGTGTATCAGAGCCGGTAATGGCTCAGTCAACGCAAAATGTTGACAataatcaattacaggaggtaatatatcctgaaacgttaaaattagaggaaaaagaTCCAGAATTAGCAAAGCCATCAGAGTCTAAACCACGATGGCCAACTCCTCTTCCAGCAgctcagatgcctgtaactttacaacctcaaatgcaggttaaacaagtactaactccaaaagaagatcaaataggaaaagatagagtctctgtcatgGCAATGCCAATCCAAATGCAGTGTCCACAATATCAGCTGATAGAAAATAAGACCCAGCCGCCAGTAGCCTATCAATACTGGCCGCCAGCTGAACTGCAGTATCGGCAGCCCCCAGAAAATCAGTATGGACAGCCAGGAACATTTCCAGTGCCACAGGGCAGGGTGCCATATCCTCAGCCGCccaccatgagacttaatcctacagcaccgcctagtacacagggtagtacgttacataaaattattgatgaggcaagaaaacaaggagatattgaggcgtggcaattcccagtaatattagaagcaagaccacctggagaaggAGCCCTAGAGGGAGAGCTTCCCGTAGCTGAAGCCAGATATaagtctttttctataaaaatgctaaaagaaatgaaagagggagtaaaacagtatggacccaactctccttacatgagaacattattagattccattgctcatggacatagactcattccttatgattgggagattctggcaaaatcctctctctcaccctctcaatttttacaatttaagacttggtgGATTGATGGGGCACAAGTACAGGTCCGAAAAAATAGGACTGCCAATCCTCCAATTGACATAGATGCAGATCAACTATTAGGAataggtcaaaattggagcactgttgaccaacaagtaataatgccaaatgaggccattgagcaaatcagggctatctgccttagggcctgggagaaaatccaagacccaggaaccgcctgcccctcctttaatacaataagacaaggctctaaagagccctaccctgattttgtagcaagacttcaAGATGCTGCTCAAAAGTCAATTACTGATGAAAATGCCCgtaaggtcatagtggagttgatggcatatgaaaacgccaatcctgattgtcaatcagccattaagccattaaaaggaagggttcccgcaggatcagatgtaatctcagagtacgttaaagcctgcgatggaattggaggagctatgcataaagctatgctcatggctcaagcaatcacaggagttgctttaggaggacaggttagaacatttgggggaagatgttataattgtggtcaaattggtcatctaaacaagaattgcctagtctcaaataaacaaaatgtaactaCTCAAGCTACTACAAGAACAGATAAAGAGCCACCTGGCCTATGTCCaagatgtaaaaagggaaaacattggggtgatcaatgtcgttctaaatttgataaaaatgggcaaccactgTCGGGAAAcgagaggaggggccagcctcaggccccgcaacaaactggggcattccaaattcagccctttgttcctcagggttttcaggaacaacaacccc ctgtcacaagtgtctcagggaataagcc